Proteins from one Blattabacterium cuenoti genomic window:
- the purF gene encoding amidophosphoribosyltransferase, whose translation MEQRYSFSKKIISQLSHSILKNCYTDKFHDECGVFGIFSPQKVDTFSLIQFGLFALQHRGQEACGFSVLRDGFILSHKSEGLVLDFFRNISNSECYHGNAVIGHTRYSTEGGQSKKNIQPFFGEDSDGKSTISIVHNGNLVNAKYIRKKLESEGFHFLSEYSDSEVILRLIQKYLLEHNNSLETAIKKTTQDIIGAYSVIVLMDNKMAAFRDPNGIRPLCYGMLNEETYIFSSETCGIDSVNGFFIRDLFPGEIIIVDQKSIRFSLIKEKKYTKKRICSFEYIYFSRPDSLIENINVYEIREKSGEKLYDQNPVKADVVIGVPDSGVPAAIGYSKASGIPFKPILVKNKYIGRSFILPKQEMREKIVNLKLNPILDEIKDKRIVIIDDSIVRGTTSRRLVYMLRKAGAKEIHFRSASPPIIAPCYLGVDTPSKKDLISYNYFDKKSIAKILDVDSLDFLSMENLVAILGNNHYCFGCFTGNYPVKKYNNKL comes from the coding sequence ATGGAGCAAAGATATTCTTTTTCCAAAAAGATAATATCTCAATTATCACATTCGATTTTGAAAAATTGTTATACTGATAAATTTCATGATGAATGTGGTGTTTTTGGGATTTTTTCTCCTCAGAAAGTAGACACTTTTTCTTTAATTCAATTTGGATTATTTGCATTACAACATAGAGGACAAGAAGCCTGTGGTTTTTCTGTTTTGCGAGATGGTTTTATTTTATCTCATAAAAGTGAAGGTCTTGTTTTAGATTTTTTTCGAAATATTTCGAATTCTGAATGTTATCATGGGAATGCCGTTATTGGTCATACACGTTATTCAACAGAGGGAGGACAAAGTAAGAAAAATATTCAACCTTTTTTTGGAGAGGATTCTGATGGAAAAAGTACTATATCCATAGTACATAATGGAAATTTAGTCAATGCTAAATATATTCGAAAAAAGTTGGAATCTGAAGGGTTTCATTTTCTATCAGAGTATTCTGACTCTGAAGTAATATTACGTTTAATACAAAAATATTTATTAGAACATAATAATAGCTTAGAAACAGCTATTAAAAAAACAACTCAAGATATTATAGGAGCTTATTCTGTTATCGTTCTTATGGATAATAAAATGGCTGCGTTCAGAGATCCAAATGGCATACGTCCCTTGTGTTATGGAATGTTAAATGAAGAAACTTATATATTTAGTTCCGAAACTTGTGGTATAGACTCTGTAAATGGATTTTTTATAAGAGATTTATTCCCAGGAGAAATTATTATTGTCGATCAAAAATCAATCCGATTTTCTCTTATAAAAGAGAAAAAATATACAAAAAAAAGAATATGTTCTTTTGAGTATATTTATTTTTCTCGTCCTGATTCCTTAATTGAAAATATAAATGTGTATGAAATTCGTGAAAAAAGTGGAGAGAAACTTTATGATCAAAATCCAGTGAAAGCAGATGTAGTCATTGGAGTACCAGATTCAGGAGTTCCAGCTGCAATTGGATACTCTAAGGCTTCCGGAATCCCTTTCAAACCTATTTTAGTAAAAAATAAATATATTGGGAGATCTTTTATTCTACCTAAACAGGAAATGCGTGAAAAGATAGTAAACTTAAAATTAAATCCTATTTTAGATGAAATAAAAGATAAACGCATTGTTATTATTGATGATTCTATAGTTCGTGGAACTACTAGTCGTAGATTAGTTTATATGTTGAGAAAAGCAGGAGCAAAAGAAATTCATTTTAGAAGCGCTTCTCCTCCTATTATAGCTCCATGTTATTTAGGAGTAGATACCCCTAGTAAAAAAGATCTAATTTCATACAATTATTTTGATAAAAAAAGTATAGCAAAAATTCTAGACGTAGATAGTTTAGATTTCTTAAGCATGGAGAATTTAGTAGCCATTCTTGGAAATAATCATTACTGTTTCGGTTGTTTTACAGGAAACTATCCGGTAAAAAAATATAATAACAAATTATGA